The window CCTCCGCGCCCCTTTCACAgcacaaagacacacacacacacatagagagggggagggcagggaAGAAAGGGGGGGGCGCGCCATGCGCGCATGAGTACGctcacacacagagagagaaatgtAGAAGACCGGCGCAGCCACGTACACCGCGTTACCAGATCGTTGCCACTGTGCCAAGGAAGGTGTCGAAGTTAAAGAGCACCTGGCCGCTGCGGTCTCGATCACAGTAGGCGAACGCGTCGCGCGCTTGCGCCATAAAGATAGAGAGCTCGATGTAGTCGTCGAAGCCGAGCGGGCCGCGGTGCTGTCGGTCAAACTTGCGCATGACAGCCTGCAAAGTCTGCTCGCTGAGGACGAAGCCACTGAGCCGGAAGGCCTCGAGCGTCTCTCTACTGTCGAGACGTCCGTCACCGCTGGTGTCGCGTTGGCGGAAGCCTTGCTGCATCGCGGCAATGAACTCGTGGAGGTGGGCAAACTCCTCCATGGTGATGGTGCCACTGCGGTCGAGGTCGTAGCGGGCTAGCAACTTCTCGGTCGTGCCAAGGCTAAACCGGAAgccggcgctggagagggcAGCGTTTAGCTCGGCCACATCGATGCGACTATTATGGTCACTGTCCACCGCCTCGAACCAACTGACTAACTCTGGTGGCGCTCGattctgcggcggcgcgtacgcgccaccgccaaggGAGCCGGCAGTGGCGGGTTGCTACCCGCCGTACATCGGATTCGCCCTGTAGCCCTGACGGGCTTGGGGGTACCCGTAGCCTGGGTAGATATCCGCCATTGTAGAAGTGGAGTAGACGGGTGGGgcgacgtggaggaggaaggaggggatgggggcgacagcgcgcgcgtgtgggcTTCCGTgtgaggagggcgaggcggggggagaggagggggagttGGACTGGCAAGAGAGGTAAAGCGCCGAtgcgtgcggcggtgcagacAGCAGTTGCACGAATGGAGCTGCAAGCGTAGCCTCatcttctgtgtgtgcgtgtgggtgtgtgtctgtgccgaggagggtgggggcggggcggggggaaAATGTGCGGAAGAAAGGcgaaaaagggaaggggcACTCCGCCGCGTCAACTACTCGCAAAGTACACTCACCCACCAACCACGTGCGCGCTCTCACGCCAGTGTAGACAGTGCCACAAGCGGTGCGGTGGCAACGGAGCGTTCATCGAACACCGGTCCCTCATCGATTTCGCTCTTGCACGGAGGGGTCGAGGGAGTGGACTGGTGTGCTCGTGCTCCATGTAAGGCGCAacgcgcgtgctgcgttTCCCGTTGCTCACCTAGCATGTATGCGCGTCAGCTAGTTCGTTTTCTGTTGGCGGCTGTGCTTGTGTATTTCGTGCGTTCGGTGTCAATGGTCCCtatctgctgccgccggcccgccttccctcttcccatGCTATTCCGCACGAAACAGTCCGTTGGCGAATGCGTCGGTGTGTCTCCTGCCCACAAAGGTCCGTCACCCGCAACGAATGCACGGCCGCATCCCTTTCGAGCCCCACTCGCgaccccccttccctcctcccaccaccacccccaaCACACGGAGAGAGTGCGTgaggagagacggagaaggaggcaaATCGGTAACGAGATTCCCACAAACGCGAAGGGCAACaagaaagggaaaagggagAGCAGAAGAGgtaagggggaggagggggcttGTGCAGAGGTGCGAtcccgtgcgcgtgcacgagttaatgcgcgcgtgcctgcgacagggagagagggaagaggagggaggcaagCGAGAGGGGCTGGTCAGACTCGGCTGCCCATCACACAAAAGATGGAAGAGGACAACGAAAGGAAACACACAGTGCGGAGGAGATGCCGCACTCCAAtagcacaaaaaaaaagaaaagcgaagcGCCAAGGGGAGAGCGCCCACAATCTCGACCCGACCAACACGtcagacacacagacacagaaagagagagagcggcggagAGCCAGAGGAATGCCCttacctcctcctcccttcgtccctcccctcccctccccgccgtGACTCACCCACTCGCAACTCCGGCGGGCTTCACTGGCCTACAGGATGGAGACGCTACCACCGATGAAGGTGTCAAAGGTGAATGTGACCTGCCCCGTGCGTTCGCGGTCGTAAAAGGCGAAGACGTTGCGCACCCTACAAATGAAGATGGATAGCTCGACGTAATCATCGAAgccgaggctgccgcggcgctgccggtcAAACTTGCGCATCAAGGCCTGGAACGTCTGCTCCGAGACTTGATAGCCGCTCGagacgagggcggcgcgcactTCGTTGCTGTCGAGCCGACCATCGCCGCTGGAGTCGCGCTTGCGGAAGCCCTCCCTCATGCTCAAAATGAAATGATGGAGATCTTTGAACTCGTTGAAGGTGATCTCGCCGCTATGGTTTTTATCGTACATGTGCAGCAACTTCTCCGTCGTGGCGAGGCTGAACGGCACGCCGGCGGACGACAGGGCCGCGTTCAGCTCCGGTACGctgatggcgccgctgccatccgTATCGACCGCGCGGAACCACTCCATCAGCTCTTGGTTGTCGTTCATGTGCCGAGCTGAAGGGGCGTACACGCCGGTGGAGGTCGGCATCGGTggctgtgcgccgccgtAGGCGCTTTGGGCGTtgtacggcagcggcgtcgtcacAGGCGGGTGGCCGTGGGCCCCTGCCACCGCAGGAGGCTGGCCGTATTGCGTGGGCGGCTGAGTGTAGCCGGGGTTTGCGTTATACGGGTATGCCATGGTGATGCGAACGCGGACTAGACGAGATGCAAGCGACAAGGGAGCTGCTCGTGgacgaagaggaaagagaaggagagaggatgggcgggagggaggacAAGAGCGAGAACATGAAGAGCACAGAAAGGGGGTGAGGGCGGGGCGAGGGACGGCGTATAGAAGCAGCACCAATGCACACGCCTCAATGCACCCCCGCATACGTTAGAGAAGCCGACAACTACTCATCGCGTTCGCGCaggtgtgcacgtgcacgtctGTATGTACGCTACGTGCATCACGGGCGAGTTCGCGCTTGAGTCTTGTTCTCGTGTTGAGTGCGCACGTTGGTGGATAGGTTGGCCGCGCCCTCCTGGGGAAACCgagttgggggggggggcggcggcggtggtggtgatggtggtgttCGTGTAATGGGATAGGGGTACAAACGAAAGGAGCATGAAGATGCTGCGGATGATGTGGGATAAGAAGGGAGTAGGggaaggtggaggagagggcgccAGGCACTTCAGCCGCGTCCTGTCCTCTAGGGTTGTGTTTAACGTCGTTTGTTTCGTGAGAAGGGTGCGGGATGCGAGGCAGCGTCATGCAAGCAACACGGccgtctcttctctcttcatGCTTCTCGTGCACGCAATGGCGGATGGCGAGTGCGCGTGATTCTGGTGCGCGACACAATCGGAAAAaccacgcacacccacacccacacccccacacacacatgaatGAAAACTCTACATCCTTGGATACACGCGAGCGGCAGGGCGAcggcgggggggggccgAGGGCAGCCAAAGTGGCAAAGGTGCCGCCACTtcatggagagagagggggaccACATCCGGCGGCTCATCGCTCGCCGACGCCCCACGGCTCCTTCTCTGCCAGAGGTGGGGCGGCTGAACAGACAAgcattccccccccccaccaccaccaccaccatccctCCACATACGTGGCAGCTGATCCGCACCGTTACGCCTCACCGGAGATGAGAGAAGTCCTCGAAGaggtcgtcctcgtcgctgctgacgcggGCCAGGCTGGGCCCGACTTCTTGCTGCGCCACGTCCGTGTCGTGCACGCGGAAGTCCGCATCAATATCGACACACTGCTCAATCGCAAACAGAAGCTTCTGCGCCATGACCGACGTGGAGCTGTAGCAGGGCAGACGCAGCCAGTAGAAGCACGTCGAGGCTTGCGGCAAGCGCGTGTCGTCACAGAGGGAGAAGTCAACGCCGTCCTCGACCATCCCGTCGCCACCCTTCGACTCCTGCTGTCGGCATCGCTCCTGCATGCCGAGCGGCGAGAGCAGTGAGGCTGGCGCGTGAGACTgccccccgctgccgctgccccggACCGGCTGTAGTTGACCTGGCTGCAgggcaggcggcggcaccatgCGCGACACCGCctggggtggaggaggcgtgaagccgagctgcggcggtgacggcggcagtgTATTGCTtccggtgttgctgctggggCGGCTCTGCGCGAGCGTGTTGTGGCGCACAAAAGAGGTGCCGCACCGCTGTTcgctgctcggcggcggctgcggcgtcaTCACTGCCGTTGTCGTGTCGTGCGAAGGGGAAGTGACCACGCGTTGCCGACGATGTGGAGAGGCAGACtgcagcgacggtgctgctcggtCCGGCGTTATAGGTGTGGATGGCGGCCTCGACGCGGCCACGCTGCAACCGCACCTGATGGCCCTGCTTCTCTTTGGGCACctctccaccctcctctACCCATTCGCCCACCCTGCCGCTCTGCCGGTGACAGTCGAAAACGCGCCGTTGGGCAGCAGCTGGGCCTTCAgcgagctgcaggagacgctgcGGGCGTGCCAGCGGTATGCCCCGCCGTGGGCGTCGCTGCGAGCGCTGCAGTGGTCGCTGGACGCCTCGAACGGTGCGGGCAACGCGGTGCGACTCAGCGTGAACCGGCGCAAGGCACTGACAGTGGTGCGggacagcaccgcctccgccgtgcgcCGGCTTCGCGACAGCCTTTTCGGCCAGGTGTACCAGCTGCTCGCCAGCAAGCCTCCTGAGTTCTTCATCACGAGCAAGAAGCTGTGGACCGTCTCCTTCTATGGCGAAGGCGCCGATGACGTTGGCGGCCCATATCGCGAGTGCCTCACGCAGATGTCTGCGGAGCTGATGAGTacctccctcgccctcttcttgcCCAGCGCCAACATGGCCAGCGAACTTGGGGAGGTGCGGGACAGCTACGTCGTCAACCCGCTctgcgcgccaccgctggaGCTGCACATGTACCGCTTTATAGGGCGACTGATGGGCGGCTGCCTGCGTGGTGGAGAGCCGCTTTCGCTCTACCTGTCCAGCGCACTCTGGAAGTACCTGgtgggggaggcggcggacgaCACAGACATGGCCCGCATTGACATGGCCACGCTGAACGCGCTCGGCTATGTGGAGCAGCTGGCTGGTTTTCCGTCGCCGAGGGGGGCTCtcggaggcagcggcgacggcgacgacgccgtgcgTGACGAGGAGCTCGCCGAGCTCTGCCCTCGCGGGTTTTCGCTTCTGAATGACGCCGGCGTAGTGGAAGAGCTCGTGCCGGGCGGGGAGCAGATCCCGGTCAcggtcgccagcgccgaccTCTACACACGCCTTGTGCGAGAGCATAAGCTGTACCGCACaggggcggcgcagctccgcgcgctgcagcagggcTTCCAcgaggtggtgccgctgtgcagCGTATCGGGGCTCAAGTGGTACGAACTGGAGGAGCTCGTGTGCGGGCAGTGCGACTACGACCcggatgcgctgctggacgcgGCCCGGTACGAAGGGCTGTCCCCCACCGACGTCCGCGTTAGGTTTCTCCGTAGCGTCCTCCGCGGATTCACgcggcaccagcgcgccCTCTTCATGCGCTTCGTCAGCGGGCGAGAGCGCCTGCCGCCCGGGATGCATCTGAAGATCATGCCAGACGACGCGCCACGTGTGGCGCCCATCCCACCTATAACGCCGGaccgagcagcaccgtcgctgcaGTCTGCCTCTCCACATCGTCGGCAACGCGTGGTCACTTCCCCTTCGCACGACACGACAACGGCAGTGAtgacgccgcagccgccgccgagcagcgAACAGCGGTGCGGCACCTCTTTTGTGCGCCACAACACGCTCGCGCAGAGCCGccccagcagcaacaccggaAGCAATAcactgccgccgtcaccgccgcagctcggcttcacgcctcctccaccccagGCGGTGTCGCGcatggtgccgccgcctgcccTGCAGCCNNNNNNNNNNNNNNNNNNNNNNNNNNNNNNNNNNNNNNNNNNNNNNNNNNNNNNNNNNNNNNNNNNNNNNNNNNNNNNNNNNNNNNNNNNNNNNNNNNNNNTACACCTGCCCGAAAAGGCTGTCGCGAAGCCGgcgcacggcggaggcggtgctgtccCGCACCACTGTCAGTGCCTTGCGCCGGTTCACGCTGAGTCGCACCGCGTTGCCCGCACCGTTCGAGGCGTCCAGCGACCACTGCAGCGCTCGCAGCGACGCCCACGGCGGGGCATACCGCTGGCACGCCCgcagcgtctcctgcagctcgcTGAAGGCCCAGCTGCTGCCCAACGGCGCGTTTTCGACTGTCACCGGCAGAGCGGCAGGGTGGGCGAATGGGTagaggagggtggagagGTGCCCAAAGAGAAGCAGGGCCATCAGGTGCGGTTGCAGCGTGGCCGCGTCGAGGCCGCTGGCAGTGCAGAGgtcgcgctgctgatgccTCTGCGAGACGGCGCGGCTCGGCGTGACGGCGTTGACATCCAGgtcgcgaggaggcgcaacCGATGCGTTTGGGTTTTCAAGGCTCTGCGCTGCACCGTGAACACCGTAGAGGGACGGCATCGTGTAGCTGCGCAGGCTGGTGGGGTGCAGCTCTTGCACCTTACTCGCGTAGTAAagcagcttctgcagcgccacggcgtcCACCGGCTTGTAtagcctctcctcctttctcgGCTGCCTGGCGGCGTCCCCCCTGTCGTGGAGTGGGTGCATGCGAAAACGGGCGGCGGCCTCACCATCGGGCACGACGATCATCTCCACCAACGCGTCGTGTACCGCGCTGGCACCTCCAAGTGCCCGGAAGTCGCCACCATTCGTCGGTGGAAAGAGAAGCTCCTCTTCGTtccacagacacacgagCGACGACTTGGGCTCCAGAAGAATGGCCGGCACCAGCCCGTGCGTCTCGCTCATGCACACATCGCGGAAGAGCGCCGTCGCAGTTGCGTCTTGGGTGGAAGTCgcggatgcagcggcagtggcttCGAAGGGCTCCGAGTTGCCGCGCGTGCCACTCAGCCCAGCGACATTGCCACCTCCCCGCCCACCACccccgacggcgccgctcccGTGTGCCGCCTTCAGGAACTCGCCGTTGACGCTGAAGCTCACTGTGCCGGCCTCGCAGTCAAGCAGGCACccgacgacgtcgccgcaCTTCCATACACGACGGGCAAGGCTGACCTGGTGCTTGTTGTGCCGTGCGATCATGCGGCCGGCATCGAAAACCCACGAAGGCCCGTCGCCCCAGAGCTGCACGCGACTCGGCGAGGTTGGGGAGGCGATGGCCGCATCCCTGTTGCTCGCTGAACCGCCgggagcgccgccaccggcgctgccgatgaGCCCCGCCAGgccggcgcctcctctcccaccACTGCCCTGCTCCTCAAGCGACTTGCACGCGTGCCAGCCGACGCTGAAAGTCGGTTCcgtcggcagcaccacctcgaAGTACCAGCGGCCCGATGTGACGGCCACGCTGCCGAAGAGAAGGCTCGCCGCGTCGTCCGTCTTGCACTCACGCGACGTGACGAGCTTCGCGTTGGAGTCCGAGGACAGGAGGACGACATCCAGCGGGCCTTGGCGACCCTGCGTGAAGCGTGTCAGGTGCTGGCCCACCAGCGGAATGACAGGGCTGGGAAGAAGAAGACGGGCAGGCTGTCCAGCGCGGGTCGCGGCTGCTACGGTGGCCGAGGCAAGGGGTGCGCTGACCTCATCCGCCAGAACCACCTTCCACACCCGGCACGCCTCCTCGTTGATGTAGATAGACAAGTCCACCGGGAGAcaccccggcggcggcgtgctggcgAAACCCGTGGCGCCAAAGTTTACCTCGCAGCTGGCCTCCCCTGTGCACGTGATGACGGGGAAGACGGCGACccgcgcggcgcgctgctcttccGAGAGGAAGGTATCGCTGAACTCGGAGACGAGACGGCCGTTGTGCAGGCAGCACAGCTTGTTTTGGCGCAAGTCCAGCACAAAGCCAATGACGTCGTCCATCTTCCACCGCGTACGGGGGCTCGACTCCACCGCGTAGCCACGGCAGAGCCGCATGGCACGGCCTCCGTCGAAACCCCACGACTCACCGTCGCTGCCCAGGAACCCGTCTCGCCcctctgcgtgcgcaccgctgccggtggcgctactgctgctgtgtgttgGCACGCACCGCTCCGTCGCAACTCCAACGAGGATGTTGGAGGGCAGCTTGTTGCCCCCGGCcagcgtggcagcggtgtgcTCGGCGCGGCTAATGTTCGCCACGTAGACCTCCCAGTAGAACATGCCGGTTGTCAAGCCGACAGTGCTACGCACGGTCGTTACACTGCGTGCGGCTCCGTCGCGCGCTGCGAACGGGTTCTGCTCTTCGCCATGCTCCTTACCCGCGCAGGTGGCGCGCACCACCCAGAGCCCGTTGCCCTTGCGTGACACGCCGCTTGGATACGGTCTGCGAGGGTATTTTTGCGTTGGTTGCGGGTGCTGGTCGTGGCTCTCCGTCGCCGAGGAAAAGGGCGACGAAGATCTGATGCCCGCTGGCCCAGTTGATGCTGGCTGCATGGAGACCAGCTCCACCACAAGCGGCGGTGCTTGCGACCTATCAccgctgctcgccgccgcggtggaggcgctACTGCCGCCGTTGAGAGGGCCCTCCTCACCCGcgtggctgccgtcgctCGGCTCCGGCTCCGGGCTTTCCGTGGTTCCATGCCCGGTCGTCGACGACCCTGCGATCGCCACCGAGGCGTCGAGCGAGTCCACGTGTGGCATCTCCATGTTTGGCGTGGCTCCCTGCAGCTGGTAGCGGTTCGAGCTCGACGAGTGAGGCGCCAAGAAGAGAGCGCgaaaggcgctgctgcctgcggTGGTAGCGGTCGCcccctcctcggcggcccCATCGCGTCTCCCGCCATTCGGAAGCGCGGTTTGCACGCCCTTGCCTGTGCTGCCGGCACAAGCGGCGCTTTtgtgcctcctcctcttcgcatCGGCCAACTGCGATGGCCGGTacacgacggcgcgctgccacaTCCCCCACagacggcgccagcggcccTGGAGTTGCTCCACGTAGCTTCGGCCGGTCCAGGCGCAGTCGGCGTGCACGGCGCTCACCAGCAACCCCAGCAGGCTCTGAACGTACGGGCTGTAGGTGCCAGTTGACAACGACACAAAAGAACCAATGTCGGAGTCGCTGCTCACGTGCTGGATGATGCTGCAGAGCGGGGTGTTCAGGTGTGACATCGCCATGGCGAGGGGCACTTGGTCGTACGGCTGCACCTCTGGCATGTCCCGCCAGAGCCGCATCATCGCCGTCAGGATATGCACAAAGTGCACGCAGTCGTCCTCGCTCGAGCGGGCGCTGCTCTGCTGAATGAGGGAGACCACGACGCGGGCATCGAGCAGacacgcggctgcgcgctCGGCAATGGAggagccggcgctgccgttaCCGCGCCGATGGCCCTGGCCGCTCGCGCCAGCGAGGCTGCGCAGGGCGTCACACACCGCCTTCACCATCGCGTGCAGAATGGCGGGCTTGAGCGACTTGGTTGTAACGGTGAcgatcgaggaggagggcatgCTGCCAGGGCTGCAGGGCTTGCCGTCCGCCGCCAGCCGATGAGATGTGGAGGTAGGCACGCTGCGCAGGAACGCCCAGGGGGTCTCCGTGGCCGTCAAGGTGCACAACGGCCAGCCACCCTGCCCGTCCGGGTACTTGGCAATGACGCTCTTCAGCTCCACGTCCTTGTACACGGTGGCCTGCTCCATGTTGCGGTACTTCGCGTCAAAGGTCAgcacaccagcgccgccattGGTGAAGGCGAGCGGGAGAACGACGGGTTGAGTAAtagcagcagaagcggagGCCGCCTGgcctggcggcggcacctcaATCACGAAGATCTCACCGTCATCTCTTCGCAACTGTCGCAGCACGTAGGCCGTGTCGGCGACGAGCCCGCACAGCTGTgatgcagctggcgctgccgtcgcgccggAGCCGCCAACGACCCTGGCGA is drawn from Leishmania infantum JPCM5 genome chromosome 13 and contains these coding sequences:
- a CDS encoding programmed cell death 6 protein-like protein; the encoded protein is MAYPYNANPGYTQPPTQYGQPPAVAGAHGHPPVTTPLPYNAQSAYGGAQPPMPTSTGVYAPSARHMNDNQELMEWFRAVDTDGSGAISVPELNAALSSAGVPFSLATTEKLLHMYDKNHSGEITFNEFKDLHHFILSMREGFRKRDSSGDGRLDSNEVRAALVSSGYQVSEQTFQALMRKFDRQRRGSLGFDDYVELSIFICRVRNVFAFYDRERTGQVTFTFDTFIGGSVSIL